From Deltaproteobacteria bacterium, one genomic window encodes:
- a CDS encoding cupin domain-containing protein: protein MNRSSLTAAKIIQLFDLKPHPEGGHYRETYRAVEKISKSALPSRFVGDCAFSTAIYYLLAEGEKSKLHRLKTDELFHFYLGDPLIVVQIFPDRVEKVTLGQDILTDEKVQHLIPAGCWFGGYPAKGSRFSFIGCTVAPGFDFADFETANTKRLLNDFPHAKEEILKMR, encoded by the coding sequence ATGAACCGCTCAAGCCTCACCGCTGCTAAAATCATCCAGTTGTTCGATCTCAAACCCCACCCGGAAGGAGGCCACTATCGCGAGACCTACAGGGCTGTTGAGAAAATTTCGAAATCGGCCCTCCCTTCTCGATTCGTCGGAGATTGCGCTTTTTCAACTGCGATCTATTATCTCCTGGCCGAGGGAGAAAAATCAAAACTCCATCGTCTCAAGACCGACGAGCTCTTTCATTTCTATCTGGGAGATCCACTCATTGTTGTTCAGATTTTTCCGGATCGTGTTGAGAAGGTGACGCTGGGTCAGGATATCCTGACAGACGAGAAGGTCCAACATCTGATTCCCGCCGGCTGTTGGTTCGGTGGTTATCCCGCGAAGGGAAGCCGGTTTAGTTTTATCGGATGTACCGTCGCCCCCGGCTTTGATTTTGCCGATTTTGAAACGGCCAACACCAAAAGGCTTTTGAATGACTTCCCCCACGCCAAAGAAGAAATCCTCAAGATGCGCTAG
- a CDS encoding response regulator, producing the protein METKETKKKKVLLIDDSPETLQLVKEILEDHSFICLTAPTAMKGLEVAKKTRPDLILLDLMLPQMSGFGFVRQLRGNTELSKIPIVVLTAVGDEEVAREVIDMGANSYLRKTCGTRELVSTISNYIA; encoded by the coding sequence ATGGAGACAAAGGAGACAAAAAAAAAGAAGGTCCTCCTGATCGATGACAGCCCTGAAACACTTCAATTGGTAAAAGAAATTCTTGAAGATCATTCTTTCATCTGTCTCACGGCACCCACCGCCATGAAAGGTTTGGAAGTCGCCAAAAAGACGAGACCCGACTTGATTCTTCTGGATCTCATGCTGCCCCAGATGAGCGGTTTTGGTTTTGTTCGTCAGTTAAGAGGCAATACGGAACTTTCAAAAATCCCTATTGTTGTCTTAACGGCGGTCGGTGACGAAGAGGTCGCCAGGGAAGTGATCGACATGGGGGCCAATAGCTATCTCCGAAAGACCTGTGGAACGCGAGAACTTGTTTCCACTATCAGTAATTACATTGCCTGA
- a CDS encoding cold-shock protein, with amino-acid sequence MSKKQGTVKWFSDSKGYGFITPEDGGKDLFVHHSNIQGEGFKTLAEGQKVAFDVGVGPKGEHATEVSAA; translated from the coding sequence ATGTCCAAAAAACAAGGAACCGTCAAATGGTTCAGTGATAGCAAGGGGTATGGTTTTATTACCCCTGAGGATGGTGGCAAGGATCTCTTCGTCCATCACTCCAACATCCAAGGTGAGGGTTTCAAGACACTCGCCGAGGGTCAGAAGGTCGCTTTCGACGTCGGCGTTGGGCCGAAGGGTGAACACGCGACTGAAGTCAGCGCCGCTTAA
- a CDS encoding response regulator, whose translation MSQKKILLVDDEPDFLYLTGICLKDFGFLVELAENGKSCLEKAAAFQPDVILLDIRMPEMDGWKVCEELLKFPNTQKIPVYFLTALVGRDLEERAVKTGARGILRKPLGSNELLQSVRQILGEISP comes from the coding sequence ATGTCCCAGAAGAAGATTCTGCTTGTTGATGACGAACCTGATTTTCTGTATTTGACAGGAATCTGTCTGAAGGATTTTGGATTCCTTGTCGAATTGGCCGAAAATGGAAAGAGCTGCCTTGAAAAGGCGGCGGCCTTCCAGCCGGATGTGATCCTCCTGGATATTCGAATGCCGGAAATGGATGGATGGAAGGTCTGCGAAGAACTCTTGAAATTTCCAAACACCCAAAAGATCCCTGTCTATTTCCTCACAGCGCTCGTCGGAAGGGATCTGGAGGAACGGGCCGTGAAGACAGGCGCCAGAGGAATTCTCCGGAAGCCTCTGGGGTCCAATGAACTTTTACAGTCAGTCAGACAAATTCTCGGCGAAATATCGCCTTGA
- a CDS encoding AAA family ATPase — translation MFSTIGPYLITETLKTEGWISLFRGIHQKNRRPFIIKLLRENSPPEMVARLQHEYEIEQELKSAYVVKPYELGLYDGQQALVMEDCSGKSLENFVESPMDIGMFLDLAIKLSAAVADLHRRGVIHHDIKPQNIIVTPVHGIKIIDFGIASREGREFAGIRNYRLVEGALAYMSPEQTGRTSQAVDFRSDLYSLGVTFYQMLTGSLPFEANDPVEWIHCHIARVPPSPYERRVSIPVTLSNIVMKLLSKAPQDRYQTASGLKEDLEACLHFWKEGQRIPVFDLGKKDQKFSWPEKLYGREKEIEQLQKKFFELIEKGKVAPVLVSGAAGIGKSALIQELKTRIAEKSGFFASGKFDQFKHDRPYAPMIQALRDLVQDIKSSGEKKIDGWKKRLAKRWGVSGQIIVQLMPELELTIGRPPPLPEVSPAETEARFRSVFSEFLGTFAEPEHPLILFLDDLQWADPASLQLIEYLLIPIPHLLLIGAYRDDDPHSSQLLFQMLERIKTKKKMITSIHLNSLSREALTDFIADTFHVSRKRAGSLALVTEQKTLGNPFFTIQFLSLLCEEELIRQDQGGWVWEAEQLKKVGFAENVIDLMVKKLSRLPPKTLEIVKKVACLGGSVSLETLSFIESQLAGEVRKRLAPALKEGLLLSTEDSYQFFHDRVQQAAYSLIPEEKRGETHLQMGRLLYAVLKPEENESLVFEVINQYHAALSLLTDPDEKHHLANLFCIAGRKAKESTAWATALGYLETGISLLGKEAWSRDHQLAFDLIFGCAECSYLTGDFEKAESLFPELLEESGSKIAKAKVYRLKIEMGMTRGEPSRCFEAGIEAIRVFGIQVSPRPSEIEIRNEYETLWHRLGDWQIENLIDLPAMTDPEMIAITEILFALIPPAYFGNMNLFSWIHFRAANLFLQYGQSPAAAPIYASLGVILGPVFGRYEEGYRFARLGCHMAEKRGIPDLQGKVCFIFGAMVSFWTQPYSTGADYLLTGIEISSLAGDLNYACYSSVNRVLFRFNRGEPLNEVNEELEKRFDFVQNAKFEDYNQALVSLHRQIDLLMGRTTQFSDLNDDELKDYEAHLKTHFPLMLWVHYVHKMEAELIFGDFPQAYQTSRKMQTALIPTQANILLPEAYYYMGLILASSFSSLSPDEQQKVLETLMECHRKFEQWSKICPENFLCKKVHLSAEIARLQKKEIEAIRLYEEAAAVARSYGLIQIEAIVCEMAARFHHESGLSTTAEAYLRRSRGCYLLWGAVGKVRQLDRLFPHLVPQKGPVPSPTFVTEAGAIDLLSVAKAQQAISSEIVLSRLWEKLLQIILEQAGAERGYFVFVQNNGFLLQAAAEVEGASIRTRTFRSVPVSSASLPISILQHAVQTQGSVLLTGSPDDGIFSADPYIRKVRPKSVLCLPIIRRMAVTALVYLENNLVSGAFTPEKNAILNLLIPQAAISLENASLYSSLREENEERKSIEGILKEKNEALEGLSRIKDEFITMVTHELRTPLAVVTEGLDLTLEKISDLLNQEQAEILTRVKKNIKRLGRMINNVLDFQKLGSSLGPLHFRLKDLAEIVREAHSILLPEIEKGEIHFEIDLPDPLIVWCDPERILQVFLNLIENAIRFTPAGGEVRIESRKLPEGYEVIVEDTGIGIKPQDRGKIFQIFSQAYHQGIWKTGGFGVGLAICKKIMDLHAGQIRTEDRPGGGSRFIATLPFPPEQKR, via the coding sequence ATGTTTTCCACAATTGGTCCCTACCTCATTACGGAAACCCTGAAAACAGAGGGGTGGATTAGCCTCTTTCGGGGAATTCATCAAAAAAACAGACGTCCCTTCATTATCAAGCTTCTGCGGGAGAATTCTCCACCGGAAATGGTGGCGCGTCTGCAGCACGAATATGAAATTGAACAGGAGTTGAAGAGTGCTTACGTGGTAAAACCGTATGAACTGGGCCTTTATGACGGTCAGCAGGCGCTTGTCATGGAGGACTGCAGTGGCAAGTCATTGGAAAATTTCGTGGAGTCTCCGATGGATATCGGGATGTTTCTGGACCTCGCGATCAAACTCTCTGCAGCGGTAGCGGATCTTCACCGAAGAGGGGTCATTCACCATGATATCAAGCCGCAAAACATTATTGTGACCCCTGTCCATGGGATCAAAATCATCGATTTTGGGATCGCCTCCAGGGAGGGGCGTGAATTTGCCGGGATCAGGAATTACCGTTTGGTAGAAGGGGCGCTTGCCTATATGTCCCCCGAACAGACCGGTCGAACGAGCCAGGCGGTCGATTTTCGTTCCGATCTCTACTCGTTGGGGGTTACGTTTTATCAGATGCTAACGGGATCTCTTCCTTTCGAGGCGAATGATCCTGTGGAGTGGATTCATTGCCATATTGCGCGTGTCCCGCCTTCCCCTTACGAAAGGAGAGTCTCTATTCCGGTCACTCTTTCGAATATTGTCATGAAGCTTTTGTCCAAGGCGCCTCAGGATCGCTATCAAACGGCATCCGGTCTCAAGGAAGATCTCGAGGCTTGCCTTCATTTCTGGAAGGAAGGTCAGCGGATTCCAGTTTTTGATTTGGGAAAGAAAGATCAAAAGTTTTCCTGGCCGGAGAAACTCTATGGTCGGGAGAAAGAGATCGAACAGTTGCAAAAAAAGTTTTTCGAGTTAATCGAAAAAGGGAAGGTGGCACCTGTCCTCGTTTCCGGGGCCGCCGGTATCGGCAAGTCGGCCCTGATTCAGGAACTGAAAACACGGATTGCCGAAAAATCAGGTTTTTTTGCCTCCGGAAAGTTTGACCAATTCAAACATGACAGGCCCTATGCCCCGATGATCCAGGCGTTGAGGGATCTGGTTCAGGATATAAAAAGTAGCGGAGAGAAAAAAATAGATGGCTGGAAAAAGAGGCTTGCGAAGAGATGGGGGGTCAGCGGGCAGATTATCGTTCAACTGATGCCGGAGTTGGAGTTGACGATCGGCAGACCTCCCCCCTTGCCAGAGGTCTCCCCGGCCGAAACCGAAGCGCGTTTCCGCAGTGTCTTTTCAGAGTTTCTTGGGACGTTTGCGGAACCCGAACATCCCTTGATCCTTTTTTTAGATGACCTGCAGTGGGCAGACCCCGCCAGCCTCCAATTGATAGAATACCTTCTGATCCCGATTCCCCATTTGCTCCTTATCGGTGCCTACCGGGATGATGATCCCCATTCCTCTCAATTGCTTTTTCAGATGCTGGAGAGAATCAAAACAAAGAAAAAGATGATCACATCCATTCACCTGAACTCGTTGTCTCGAGAGGCCCTGACCGATTTCATTGCCGATACCTTTCATGTCTCCCGCAAGAGGGCAGGATCACTCGCCCTCGTGACCGAGCAAAAGACACTCGGGAATCCCTTTTTTACCATCCAGTTTCTGTCACTTCTTTGTGAGGAAGAGTTGATCCGGCAGGATCAAGGGGGCTGGGTGTGGGAGGCGGAGCAACTGAAGAAAGTAGGGTTTGCCGAAAATGTGATCGACCTGATGGTCAAAAAATTAAGCCGGCTTCCACCCAAAACGCTGGAAATTGTCAAAAAGGTCGCTTGCCTGGGAGGTTCGGTTTCTTTGGAGACGTTGTCCTTCATCGAATCTCAGTTAGCGGGGGAAGTTCGGAAAAGACTAGCCCCTGCGCTTAAAGAAGGGCTTCTTCTCTCTACAGAGGATTCTTACCAGTTTTTTCATGATCGGGTTCAGCAGGCCGCCTACTCCTTGATCCCTGAAGAGAAGAGGGGAGAGACGCACCTGCAGATGGGACGGCTCCTTTATGCGGTTCTCAAGCCGGAAGAAAATGAATCCCTGGTTTTCGAGGTCATCAATCAATACCATGCAGCACTTTCACTCCTGACCGATCCCGATGAAAAACACCACCTCGCGAACCTCTTTTGCATAGCAGGGCGAAAGGCGAAAGAATCAACAGCCTGGGCGACGGCCCTCGGTTATTTGGAAACTGGAATCAGTTTGTTGGGGAAAGAGGCGTGGTCAAGAGATCATCAGCTTGCCTTCGATCTTATTTTTGGGTGTGCCGAATGTTCCTACCTCACGGGTGATTTTGAGAAGGCGGAGAGTCTTTTTCCGGAACTTCTGGAAGAGAGCGGGTCCAAGATAGCCAAGGCGAAGGTGTATCGTCTAAAGATCGAAATGGGTATGACGAGGGGGGAGCCGAGCCGCTGTTTTGAGGCAGGGATTGAGGCGATCCGGGTTTTTGGAATTCAGGTCTCACCCCGACCGTCGGAAATTGAAATCCGGAACGAATATGAAACATTATGGCATCGTCTCGGGGATTGGCAGATTGAGAATTTGATTGATCTGCCTGCAATGACCGATCCTGAGATGATTGCTATTACCGAGATCCTGTTTGCCCTGATCCCTCCTGCCTACTTCGGGAACATGAACCTTTTTTCCTGGATTCATTTTCGTGCCGCCAATCTTTTTCTCCAATATGGGCAGTCTCCAGCCGCTGCCCCGATCTATGCCTCCCTGGGAGTGATCCTGGGGCCTGTCTTTGGAAGGTATGAGGAGGGGTATCGTTTTGCTAGGCTTGGTTGTCATATGGCAGAGAAGCGTGGGATTCCGGATTTGCAGGGAAAAGTTTGTTTCATTTTTGGGGCGATGGTCTCCTTCTGGACTCAGCCTTACTCCACAGGAGCGGATTACCTTCTCACCGGGATTGAGATCTCTTCGCTTGCTGGAGATCTCAACTACGCCTGTTATTCCTCGGTAAACCGGGTTTTGTTCCGGTTCAATCGTGGGGAACCTTTAAATGAGGTTAACGAGGAACTCGAAAAAAGGTTCGATTTTGTTCAAAATGCAAAATTTGAGGACTATAATCAGGCGCTGGTCTCGTTGCATCGGCAGATCGATCTCTTGATGGGACGAACGACCCAATTCTCCGATCTAAATGATGATGAGCTGAAGGATTATGAGGCTCACCTGAAGACTCATTTTCCCCTCATGCTCTGGGTTCACTACGTCCATAAGATGGAAGCGGAATTAATCTTCGGAGATTTCCCTCAGGCTTACCAGACTTCCCGGAAGATGCAGACGGCGCTGATACCGACGCAGGCCAATATCCTCCTCCCAGAGGCCTATTATTATATGGGCCTGATTCTCGCCTCTTCTTTCTCCTCGCTCTCGCCGGATGAACAACAAAAGGTCCTTGAGACCTTGATGGAATGTCACCGAAAATTCGAACAATGGTCAAAAATCTGCCCGGAAAATTTTCTCTGCAAAAAAGTGCACCTTTCTGCCGAGATCGCCCGACTCCAGAAAAAAGAGATCGAGGCGATCCGTCTTTATGAAGAAGCGGCTGCGGTGGCCCGAAGTTACGGTCTGATTCAGATCGAGGCGATTGTGTGCGAGATGGCGGCCCGCTTCCATCACGAATCTGGCCTCTCGACGACAGCGGAGGCTTATTTGCGAAGATCCAGGGGTTGCTATCTCCTCTGGGGTGCGGTTGGGAAGGTCAGGCAATTGGACAGGCTGTTCCCTCATTTGGTTCCCCAAAAGGGGCCGGTTCCAAGTCCCACTTTCGTGACAGAGGCCGGGGCGATCGACTTGCTTTCGGTGGCCAAGGCGCAGCAGGCGATTTCTAGCGAAATCGTTCTTTCGAGACTCTGGGAAAAACTTCTGCAGATTATTCTGGAACAGGCCGGTGCTGAGAGGGGGTATTTTGTTTTCGTTCAGAACAACGGTTTTCTTTTGCAGGCCGCGGCGGAGGTGGAGGGGGCCTCTATCCGGACCAGGACGTTTCGAAGCGTCCCGGTATCATCCGCCTCTTTGCCCATTTCTATTCTCCAACATGCGGTCCAGACGCAGGGATCAGTCCTTTTGACCGGTTCCCCTGATGATGGGATTTTTTCTGCCGATCCCTATATCCGGAAGGTGAGGCCGAAATCTGTCTTGTGTCTTCCGATTATCCGGCGGATGGCGGTGACCGCCCTTGTTTATCTGGAGAATAACCTTGTTTCCGGGGCCTTCACGCCGGAGAAAAATGCGATCCTCAATTTGCTCATTCCCCAAGCGGCGATCTCACTCGAAAATGCGAGCCTCTATTCAAGTCTCCGGGAGGAAAATGAGGAAAGAAAGTCGATCGAAGGGATCCTCAAGGAAAAAAATGAGGCGTTAGAAGGTCTCTCGCGGATCAAAGATGAGTTCATCACGATGGTGACTCACGAACTTCGCACCCCCCTTGCCGTCGTTACGGAAGGACTGGATCTGACGTTGGAAAAAATCAGCGATTTGTTGAATCAGGAACAGGCGGAGATTCTGACGAGGGTCAAGAAAAACATCAAAAGACTGGGGAGGATGATCAATAATGTCCTCGATTTTCAGAAACTCGGCTCGAGTCTCGGGCCTCTGCATTTCCGCTTGAAAGATCTGGCAGAGATCGTCCGTGAGGCACATTCGATTCTCCTGCCTGAAATCGAGAAGGGGGAGATCCATTTTGAAATCGACCTTCCCGATCCGCTGATCGTCTGGTGCGATCCGGAGCGTATCCTGCAAGTTTTTTTGAATCTGATTGAAAATGCGATCCGGTTTACCCCTGCTGGAGGAGAGGTCCGGATCGAGTCCAGGAAGTTGCCCGAGGGGTATGAGGTGATCGTCGAGGACACTGGAATCGGTATCAAGCCGCAAGATCGAGGGAAGATTTTCCAGATTTTCAGTCAGGCTTATCATCAGGGGATCTGGAAAACCGGTGGATTTGGAGTGGGACTGGCGATCTGCAAGAAGATCATGGACCTCCATGCGGGGCAGATCCGGACGGAAGACCGACCCGGAGGGGGAAGCCGATTTATCGCGACCCTCCCGTTTCCTCCCGAGCAGAAGAGGTAG
- a CDS encoding MASE1 domain-containing protein, whose amino-acid sequence MNQLLQNRFVRIFIVALAYFVTGKLGTMFAIPPGVATAVWPPSGMAVAALFFWGNRIWPGVFLGSVLVNIGTLYEPSTLSDVARSFVIASSIAAGSTLQAMAGAYLIRQFVGSIFEKIADVLRFVLIGFSCCLIAATIGTTSLLVGGYISSAVYGMNWLTWWLGDAAGVLLFTPLVLTWKQEIKGKFSIRWKKSWEFSLFLALLFGTSSLIHMGSGVFTVPIPLYFPYIPFVAWAALRFRQFTMVFVTMIISLLAILTTIQMAGSLMIEFLNPALLILQAFIGVSVVTGLLLSSSLYESRQGQIHLKKAHEDLQEKVEEIRLSNLQMEQFTHMVSHDLQEPLHTIIGFVERFKLKLEDSLESKGRDYIDRIGTAAWRMSQLIDGLLTYSRVTRKPAVFEVISLKKVIQELVADLQVRLLETGARVEIGEIPDVYGDRLQLHQLFQNLISNALKFRKQDTSPRVKISSGPLDSESIAIHVEDNGIGIDKKFSNLIFKPFERLNPRQEFEGSGLGLAICQKIVEHHKGQIQFRSELGKGTVFTVILPTVPTRLKRANA is encoded by the coding sequence ATGAATCAATTATTACAAAACCGGTTTGTTCGGATTTTTATCGTCGCCCTTGCCTATTTTGTGACAGGAAAACTTGGGACGATGTTCGCGATCCCTCCCGGGGTTGCCACTGCGGTCTGGCCCCCTTCAGGTATGGCGGTGGCCGCGTTATTTTTTTGGGGGAATCGTATCTGGCCTGGTGTTTTTTTGGGATCGGTTCTTGTGAATATCGGGACGCTCTACGAACCATCAACCCTCTCTGATGTTGCCAGATCTTTCGTCATCGCTTCTAGTATTGCCGCTGGGTCGACGCTTCAGGCGATGGCAGGCGCCTATCTGATACGTCAGTTTGTCGGTTCTATTTTTGAAAAAATAGCGGATGTCCTTCGTTTTGTCTTGATTGGGTTTTCTTGCTGCCTGATTGCTGCGACTATTGGAACGACCTCATTACTGGTGGGAGGTTATATTTCTTCTGCCGTTTATGGGATGAACTGGCTGACGTGGTGGCTCGGTGATGCTGCGGGCGTTCTCCTTTTTACCCCCCTTGTCCTGACTTGGAAGCAGGAGATAAAAGGAAAATTTTCCATTCGATGGAAAAAGAGTTGGGAATTTTCTCTTTTTCTTGCCCTTCTTTTTGGGACATCCTCGCTGATTCATATGGGATCAGGGGTGTTCACTGTTCCGATCCCGCTTTATTTCCCCTATATTCCCTTTGTTGCCTGGGCCGCCCTTCGATTTCGCCAGTTTACGATGGTGTTTGTGACGATGATCATTTCACTCCTGGCGATTCTCACGACTATTCAAATGGCCGGGTCTTTAATGATTGAATTTCTGAACCCCGCACTTCTTATTTTACAGGCTTTTATCGGGGTCAGTGTGGTTACCGGTCTGCTGCTTTCTTCAAGTTTGTATGAATCAAGACAAGGTCAGATCCATCTGAAGAAGGCCCACGAGGATCTTCAAGAGAAAGTAGAGGAGATCCGTCTCTCCAACCTTCAAATGGAACAGTTCACCCATATGGTCTCCCATGATCTTCAAGAGCCTCTCCATACCATCATCGGATTTGTTGAGCGATTCAAACTCAAGCTCGAGGATTCTCTTGAGTCGAAGGGAAGAGATTACATTGATCGGATCGGGACCGCTGCCTGGCGTATGAGTCAATTGATTGATGGACTGCTCACCTACTCACGCGTGACCCGAAAGCCGGCTGTTTTTGAGGTGATTTCACTTAAAAAAGTCATTCAGGAGCTTGTCGCCGATCTTCAGGTTCGTCTTTTAGAGACGGGGGCCCGAGTTGAAATCGGAGAAATTCCGGATGTCTATGGAGATCGGTTGCAATTACACCAGCTTTTTCAGAATCTGATTTCAAATGCGCTCAAGTTTCGCAAGCAAGATACGTCACCTCGCGTGAAGATTTCGAGTGGACCGCTTGATTCTGAATCGATCGCTATTCATGTGGAGGATAACGGGATCGGAATAGACAAAAAATTTTCAAATCTCATCTTCAAACCTTTTGAGCGGTTGAATCCAAGACAGGAATTTGAAGGAAGCGGACTCGGTCTTGCGATTTGTCAAAAGATTGTTGAACACCACAAGGGGCAGATTCAGTTTCGCAGCGAACTGGGAAAGGGAACTGTTTTTACCGTGATTCTCCCGACAGTTCCGACCAGACTGAAAAGGGCGAACGCCTGA
- a CDS encoding aldehyde dehydrogenase family protein — protein MTAHEVFEKQRENRWRVARTLAEERVAKLRKLRESLLERQGELQKAIFDDFKKNPGEVDLTEVYPTISEINHTIRHLPKWMKPHPVKTPLVLFGTRSEIRYEPKGIVLILSPWNYPFQLLMTPLITAIAAGNCIVLKPSAKTLHTAHFMKKFISDLFPEEEIALFEGDHEVADQLLELPFDHIFFTGSPGVGKKVMGFAAKHLASVTLELGGKSPVVVEESADIKKAAARIVWGKFINAGQTCVAPDYLLIHEKRLPEFLLEAKKVIAHRYGKTEEGRQQSPDFCRIVSDGHLEGLKKVLDESVRQGAKVEIGGEINQQDRYLSPTLLTQVTQSSPVMREEIFGPILPILTYQTLDEAIEIIRKREKPLALYVFSRNDRAIEEILRSTSAGGTCVNSLVIHLANPDLPFGGVGQSGMGNYHGFFGFRTFSHERAVLRHGVIDTLRLFYPPYTRRVRKFIQWATRYLV, from the coding sequence ATGACTGCCCACGAGGTTTTTGAAAAACAACGAGAAAATCGATGGCGTGTGGCACGGACGTTGGCTGAGGAACGGGTTGCGAAGCTTCGGAAGCTCCGAGAGTCTCTTTTGGAGCGGCAGGGTGAGCTCCAGAAGGCGATTTTTGACGATTTTAAAAAAAATCCGGGAGAGGTTGATCTGACCGAGGTTTATCCAACCATCTCGGAGATCAATCATACGATTCGTCATCTCCCAAAATGGATGAAGCCGCATCCGGTCAAGACCCCGCTTGTCCTTTTCGGGACCCGGAGCGAGATTCGTTACGAGCCAAAAGGGATTGTCCTGATCCTCTCCCCCTGGAATTACCCGTTTCAGCTCCTCATGACGCCGCTGATTACGGCGATCGCTGCCGGGAATTGTATTGTGCTGAAGCCGTCAGCCAAGACGCTGCATACCGCTCATTTTATGAAAAAATTTATTTCCGATCTCTTTCCGGAAGAGGAGATCGCGTTGTTTGAGGGGGATCACGAGGTAGCCGATCAACTCCTGGAGCTTCCCTTCGACCATATCTTTTTCACGGGGAGTCCTGGGGTTGGAAAGAAGGTGATGGGTTTTGCGGCAAAGCACCTTGCTTCGGTGACATTGGAATTGGGGGGGAAGTCTCCTGTTGTCGTCGAGGAATCTGCCGATATCAAAAAGGCTGCCGCAAGAATCGTCTGGGGGAAATTTATTAATGCCGGTCAGACCTGTGTCGCCCCTGATTATCTTCTGATCCACGAAAAGCGCCTGCCAGAATTTCTGCTGGAGGCGAAGAAGGTCATCGCCCATCGCTACGGGAAGACAGAAGAAGGACGTCAGCAGAGTCCCGATTTTTGCCGGATTGTCAGTGATGGGCATCTTGAAGGGTTGAAAAAGGTTTTGGACGAGTCGGTTCGTCAAGGGGCGAAGGTCGAGATCGGGGGAGAGATCAATCAGCAGGATCGTTATCTCTCGCCGACCCTTTTGACGCAAGTGACGCAGAGTTCTCCGGTTATGAGAGAAGAAATCTTTGGTCCGATCCTTCCTATCCTGACCTATCAGACATTGGATGAGGCGATTGAGATCATCCGGAAGAGGGAAAAGCCGCTGGCCCTGTATGTTTTTTCAAGGAACGATCGGGCGATCGAAGAGATCTTGAGATCCACATCAGCCGGCGGGACCTGTGTGAATAGCCTTGTCATTCATCTGGCCAATCCCGATCTCCCGTTTGGTGGTGTCGGACAGAGTGGAATGGGGAACTACCACGGGTTTTTTGGATTTCGCACCTTTTCGCATGAGCGCGCTGTCCTCCGTCATGGGGTTATTGATACGCTGAGATTGTTTTATCCCCCCTATACAAGGCGGGTTCGGAAATTCATTCAGTGGGCGACACGTTACCTGGTCTAA